The following nucleotide sequence is from Salmo salar chromosome ssa08, Ssal_v3.1, whole genome shotgun sequence.
GTGAACCTCCAGGTGTTCACCATTAATACTGTGTCCATGACTGATGCAACCCGAAAAAGCATTAAAGGCAGAGTTAATGAGTACTTGAGGTCACTGAGAAAGTCttgacatggcctgctctcccttatgtaaggaattaagCATCTTTGCCATGTTTACcttgtactgtaggctatgtttacttgtTAGACTGCACAGTAGCTTATTAAACATATGCATTTTGAAATAGTAAAAAGattataataatcaataacatgTTTCTACCAGAGTGTGTTTTTGGTTGATGGCCAATATTAAATACAGTTAAATGCATGTGTGAATTAAATTGCTTTATTGTTTCATTATTTAAGGCTCCTTTCTCTTCTATGTGCTGGAGTTATTTTaagaataaagtaggctaatgaaggcaacaaattgttgctttctgaaactcccaaagtcatccaattgttacaataggatttgaagcaaaagCCTACCCGCgtatggtcaactatttcagcagcGTTttgtgctgctctgagacaagcaagaCTACTTAATAaacatatacatttaaaaaaaagtaattcaataatatatttatttttgtaccACTGTAGATGTTGCAGTCAGTCAGAGATGAGTCCTATTGTAAAGTGTAGCCTAAAGAAAAAAAATAGGCAAACTTGCAATGTATTCAAAGCTTAAGTACTCTAAAACCAGATTTGCCCAACCCCTACAAATATattcatttattattattatttttattattattataattgtatAAAAGCCCATTAGATAATAATTTAGAATCCTCTAAATGCAATTAGATCTACTACTGTAATTTGTGGATCTGTATTGATCTGCAAGTATTTTCATTTAGAGATTCCGGTAAACTCTTTGTTTCCTTTCATGTGTCCAACCAATTATTATTGGATTATTCACCATGGCAACCAATGAAATGTTTCTTAGTTAGGTTGGCTTGTTTTCAGAATTCACAGCCTTCTAGCTTGTGAAAAACAAAATgcctccagctgtccatcactactgtaaatataaagagtggttatagagggtgcaaccggtaagagagagagaggtcgagagagaaagagatcgagagagaggtcgagagagacagagaggtcgagagagagagagagaggtcgagagagagagagagagacaggtcgaaagagagagaggtcgagagagagaggtcgaggaagagagagaggattgaaacacacacagtaaaacgtGTAAATGAGTTCTGAGAGCCGATCTTTTATCGAACGATTAGTTTAATATTAAAAactgtcaaatgcttctcaaagatgccctgtggtggtcaaactagcactaactagcattaatgcaACAATGgttgacacttaaataacgtgccatagaattctgtggCAGCCCGCAAGTTGTGCTGCAGTATGATGCAACTTTttaaggaagaaccactgtaggagttggcaagacatcattaaacagatctgggactctagCTAGGgttgggttaagtttaggtaaGAAGAATTGTTTAGGGGTTGGAGTGAGGTTAGAAAACAAAATTCACTCCAGCAACCTTGTGTTATGCCTTCCATTCAACCCCAACTTATCACCTAGCAAGTGTATTTAACTCGCACTGGGCACTGTAAGCTCTGTCCACTGACCATTGAGCTTTATTTGAACCAATCACATTCATTATGTCCTTGAGGCAGAGCTGCCTTTAGGGCAAGATTTGAATATGGAATACTGTCCCTAACCAATCTGGATTGTTGTTTGAGGTTCAGGCTAAATCTCTATCACCTGTTCACATTCTTTTGACCAACCCTTTGTTCATCTGCTGGTGAATAAGAGAAAAAGCATTTAGCATTTCAATATACCAATGATCAATCCACAAACAACATGGAAGCTATCAAAAAACAAGGAAGATGAAGATGAAGGcacttaaaatgcctttattgtgGTCGTACGTTCAATGAAACAACATACAAAAAAATGAATGTAAAAGAAGAAACAGGAAAACAATGGAACATATTATCTCCAATATTGTATGTATACTGCATAACTTTGCTCTTCAATAAAACATATTTGTTCATTGAACAATATATTATAGAATGGGTTGCCAGATGGTGGTGTCATACATGACCGATGACATCACAATGGTCTTTAAGCCAATTTGAACAATGGGTTAATGTGGATATGTATCAGTCTTCATTGGTTATTGACATGGCTTGTTTCTGCTGGTGCAAAAGGTATGAAATCAGGTCATTTAATCGATTAACAACTACTTAAATTCTGGAGTAGTATTTTTCTCTTAGACCTAGTGGGAAGAATAAAAGTACATTCTGATTGACAAATGCATAAAAAGTGTACATGAAATGTACATGAAGTTCGGCTGTTGCAAATGCCACTCAATGTAACCTGTCTATTCTGTGTTATATGAGGTTTAGGATAGATAGCTAAGTTCCTCTCGGTTAGGCCTACCTTTTCCTATTCCGATGACCCCCCCTCTTCCATTTGCTGGGGATCGGTGAAAAGGGTATTTTTTTCAGCACTATCACATTTTCTTGTCAACAGAAAAAACGTCATAAAGCAAATTCAGTTGATGTAGAGCAGAAGACAAGAAAGAAGAATGAGAGTGGCACTTCATCCCCCCTCTCCAATTCCATCTGACCGTTCTGAACGGAATGCCTCCGTCACCTCTGACCCTTCACCCTCTGAccaactctcctccctccatccaccttCCTCTCCTGTTAAATGTTCCTCTCAGCCTTGCTCTCCTGCTAAACAGCCCTCTGTACCCCGGTCACCTGCCAAACACCCTTCCCCAGTGAAATCCTCTCCAGTGGTGTCCCTCCCTAGTTCTCCCTCTCCTACCAACCCTCTGGACTGTCATGGAGACACCAGCCATGAGGGCACAACAGTCAGGTAATTCAAACAAAAAGTACAGTGCCATCCTAGAGTCTCTTTAGAGAGTTGGGTTTAGAGCTACAAGACCAGGGCCAGTGTTTATCAAGAGTATGagtgctaatctaggatcaggtcctctctTTCCATAATAATCAGATTTTTAATGTTCTAAAaggcaaactgatcctagatcagactcCTACTCTGAGAAACTCTATAAACACAGTCCCAGAAAGTTATTTTCCACAAACTGTAGTTTTAGGCTCTTCTGTCCACATCTAGTGGATAAAGAGAGTACTAACCTATTGCCCTGGTCTACTTGGTACACTGCATTTATATGGACAGCAATACATGCGTAACTACTCAGACTGTgtttatagtacagtatagtatttaATAGAGAGACTGCGTAGAGTGATACGATCTCTGTTTTGGAGGCTTTAGACCTGTTTATCTCCTTCCTCCAGACCTCTGTCTCTTCTGGACCACTCTAGCCCAAGGCCCCAGAGGCCAGTCTCAGCCACCAGAAGCATGAGTCTTCCCAGGGCCAGCTCAGCCACCAGAGGGTCAGAAGAGACCCAGGGGGCCAGAGGAGAACGGGGGGCACTGGTCAACATGGAACTTCTTGGGtaaaccacaacacaccacaaatgCATTGAATATAAGTTCTTTATTGTTTAGAGATCAATGTCTGATATACTTTGGGGATAGGGCTTACTATCAAGCATGTCAGTTTTATTAGATATTTATAAAGAAATTAATTATAACAATCTTGGCCTAAAGGACATCCACTTCTTTGTGTACTCACATAATTACATATAATTTTTCCAtgaccaagatggctgccattaTCATCACTTGACAGAGTTATGAAGGTTTATGACATAGGCCACTCTATGTGTCTAGGGTATTGTATATCTATGTGTGTACTgatggctgctttttcttcacaggTTGCCTAACATTGGCAACACTTGCTTCCTTAACGCCATCCTGCAGTGTCTCCTGGTCCTGCCTTCCTTCTTAAAGAAAATCCTGCACCAGGAACAACTCTGgagctcctcccccttctccaacCTGCTCAGGTAAAGGAAGGATCAAAAGCAGACACTTCCCCACACACCCATTATTTGTGGTCATGAATTTGCATGCGACTTCTATACAAAGTGTTtgtcgtagcaggttaggagagcatttttgCTAAATCTAacacttttcctaaccttaactcctTCATATTTTGCTgtgtatgtattttttatttttttccttttttttaattttttcggAATCTTCATAAACCAGAGGAACAACAATGATACAATGATTATGATGTAAACATTAGTAGGCCAACTTGGAAAGTGTAGAATTACTATTTTCCCATAATGCTCAATGACTGAACATTCCACATTACCGTGGGAAATTGGTAGTTTTTTAAAATGCTCTGGAATTGAGAGCAGTATCCAAACCAAATATCTTAGGAGAATAAacaacacatttttgttgttttgatcatTGTCCGTCCTCAAAGGTGAAATTGCATTGAATCGAATGAATCATTTCTAATGATGAGGTGCCGTTAGATAAAACATATTTGGATATACTCATCTGCCTCTTTAGGCGTAAGCCAGTAGGTTGACACCATCCAGTCAGCTGCTaatttactctctgtctcccctacaGGTGTCTGTCTGATGTGTACCGTTCGAGTCTACCTGACAGTGGAGCAAACCAGGCCTCAAAAGCAGACCTCATGTGGAAGGTCAAGTACTCCTTGTCGGGATATGATTTGAAATATCTGGGGGACACGCAACAGGTAACTGAGGCACTACTCTCTTGTGTACGTGCGCTCTTTTTGCAAGGGTTCATTTTATCTTCTTCATTTGCTTTTATCTTGGTATGTTTCTTTCTCTCCGCATCATAGGACGCACACGAGTTACTTGTGAACATGCTGTGTCAGCTGAAGGAGGAGGGCATGATACTGAAGACACTCGGGGTGAGCTATACCTGCCCTGTTTCCCAGCTGGAGTTCCAGCTTGTGTCGGTGCGCACATGTACCAGGTAAGAGCTCCCATTGGTTGTAATGTATCTACTGAGAACATGATATTTCTACAAATAATATTACAAAACACATGGCATAACAGAAACATTGTAGACACCTGAAACAGAAACAGACTTGAAGCATTTTTCTTCTCTTTGTCCTGCTTCTGAAGCTGTGGGCGCGAGTCGTCCACCAGAGAGGACTACAACCACCTCTCATTGGACTTCAGCCCTGAGCGCACCTTGCAGAGCAGCCTAGCACTCACTTTCAAAGTCAGCACTTAGGGCTCAGACCTGCATGTAGAGACTAACACCCAGGGCAAGCTGCCCACTGCCTCAGAATACGCTATCTTATTATTGTAGTGGTATCATTCATTTTGTAATGCTTTTGTTTCTAACCCAGGGTGAAAAGGTTGAATTCAAATGTGAGGGCTGTAAAGGACTCCACGCCACAAAGGTGGAGCTTttccacacactgcctctgtgagTTGTCCCTTTATAACCTCTCATAGGACTAGCAGTGTGTAATGAAATGAGTGGTCATTGTGTCCTGAGCCTTTAGGAGTAGTTACCTTCCTGAGCAGGTTGTAGGACTTAGTGATGAGCACCACCCAACACATTTCACTCATCTGTTATTTTGTTGAGTGGTTTCATTGTCTGTCtgttcatctctcttcctctctgtctctgggcagtGTGCTGGTTCTGCATCTGAAGAGGTTTGGAGGACCTGGGGGGTTGGAGAAGCTGGAGGCTCCTCTTTTGTTTCCTTCGGAGCTGAGGCTCTCCACCCTCTGTGGGGACATGGTGCCACACCTGCACAGTGCCAGCCCACAGGCCCTCACCAACCTGGCCCCCCAGCATCCAGGGGTCCATCCCCCAGACCCTCACCAGCCAAGTCTCCAGCCCAGCTGGAGAGGCCAAAGACAGCACCCTCTGCTGTTCAGGTAGGTCATGACACCATAACACTATTCTTGCTCCAACACCACACAAACCATCCACTCCCAAAACGGTCCTGCTGACAGAGAAGCTGGAAGCTACAATTTAAAATGTTTCTCAGACATCTTTAGTGATGCATTGGAGCTGTTTTAGTCCAGAGCATTTCAGACAAGTGACCACGTTTTCACAGCTCTTCATATGTATATTTGACCCCTGAGATTCAAATGACCAGGAACCAGAGAAAGTGCTGCTGACAGCCTCAgtggtgagaagagagagagagatagagtgaaaCCAGTGAAAAATAAGttatgacagaacactgagatagTTATGAGGAGAACACGATGTAGTAGACCTCCTGTAGTAGACTagtactgtagtagactgtagacagtgtgGTGGACTGTAGAGGAAATGACAGTCCCATGATCACATGTGTTTTCTTACAGAAGCAGCAGCCAGTGAAGTCAGTGAAtggatcagccttacctcaggttttcaccccgaaagtaacgggcaggtggagagagtgaaccaggatgtggctaggtttctgaggtcttattgccaggaccggccgggggagtgggcggagtttgtgccctgggcagaaatggctcagaactcgctccgccactcctccactaacctctctccctttcagtgcgtgttggggtatcagccggttctggccccttggcatcagagtcagaccgaggctcctgcggtcgACCACTGGTTCCGGCgtgcggaggagacctgggatgcCGCTCACGTCCACCTTCAGCGCGCCGTACGACGTCAGAAAGTTGCCGCAGACCGTCAccacagtgaggccccggtgttcggaccgggggacagggtctggatCTCGAactgaaacctgcccctccgcctgccctgccggaagctgagttcgcggtttgtggggccgtttaaagtcctgaggagattgaacgaggtaTGTTGTAAACCTGTAGCGCTAGCAGAACGCcttgccaatatccaatggaagaacgtggcgtgaaatacaaaaacctcaaatgcaataatttcaatttttcaaacataggactattttacaccattttaaagacaagactctcgttaatctaaccacattgtccgatttcaaaaaggctttacagcgaaagcaaaacattagattatgttaggagagtacatagccaaaaataatcacacagccattttccaagcaagcatatatgtcacaaaaacccaaaacacagttaaatgaagcactaacctttgatgatcctcgtcagatgacactcctaggacattatgttatacaatacacgcatgtttttgttcaatcaagttcatatttatatcaagcaacagctttttacattggcgtgttgtcacgccctgacctgagagagcctttttatgtctctatttaggtttggtcagagtgtgatttgggtgggcattctatgtccatgtttctatgtttgggatttctttgtttcggccgggtatggctctcaatcaggaacagctgtatatcgttgttgctgattgggagtcatacttaggcagcctgtttttcctttgggttttgtgggtagatgttttctgtatagctactttgccttatggaactgtgtagtcgttgttttgtttattttgtaagtgttcacttttctcaatattaaaaagatgagcattcatattcccgctgcgttttggtcctgtgttcacgacgaccgttacacgtgtgatgttcagaaaatgtattcccaccgaaaacttcagtgaatttactaaattactcatcataaacgttgacaaaatacataacaattactttaagaattatagatacagaactcctttatgtaacagctatgtcagattttaaaatagcttttcggcgaaagcacattttgcaatattctgagtacatagctcggccatcatggctagctattttgacacccgccaagttcggggcacactaaactcagaattagtattagaaaaattggattacctttgctgatcttcgtcagaatgcacttccaggactgctacttccacaagaaatgttgttttgttccaaataatccatagttatgtccaaatacctccgttttgtttgtgcgttcaggtcactatccaaagcgTAACACGTGagtgcatttcgagacaaaaaattcaaaatgttccattaccgtacttagaagcatttcaaacgctgtttaaaatcaatttgtatggtatttttctcgtaaaatagcgataatattccaaccggacaattgtgtattcattcaaagaggaaaataaaaaaacagcgTGGTCGCGTGAACGCGcctatccaatctctttgtcaccaggcagaccactgagaaactgagcttctttactctgcccagagacaggagatgcctcaattggctttagagagccaatggaagccttagaaagtgctacgtaaccccacagatactgtagtttcg
It contains:
- the LOC106602202 gene encoding ubiquitin carboxyl-terminal hydrolase 37-like, which codes for MSLPRASSATRGSEETQGARGERGALVNMELLGLPNIGNTCFLNAILQCLLVLPSFLKKILHQEQLWSSSPFSNLLRCLSDVYRSSLPDSGANQASKADLMWKVKYSLSGYDLKYLGDTQQDAHELLVNMLCQLKEEGMILKTLGVSYTCPVSQLEFQLVSVRTCTSCGRESSTREDYNHLSLDFSPERTLQSSLALTFKGEKVEFKCEGCKGLHATKVELFHTLPLVLVLHLKRFGGPGGLEKLEAPLLFPSELRLSTLCGDMVPHLHSASPQALTNLAPQHPGVHPPDPHQPSLQPSWRGQRQHPLLFRFK